From Novipirellula artificiosorum, a single genomic window includes:
- a CDS encoding sulfatase, which produces MSHLKCIVLISLAFVFASGPAPASAAAPPNVLFIAADDMNCDLSAFGNAQVKTPNLERLSQRGVRFDRAYCQQPLCGPSRASIMTGLRPDTLDMHTLAHELRDKNPDVVTLGQLFRNNGYFSARAGKIFHYGNPSQIGTDANDDPASWDERYNPRGIDSLQEDQITRYGFGRQNAGLGISMAWWDPVSRDEEHTDGMVASKIIELIHQKKDEPFFLAAGFFNPHCPYVAPKKYFDLYPLNEIAIPDLDEAKKDLADVPPMAIQRDAKNWPYYFKDVTVEEARKCKQAYYACNSFVDAQIGRLLDALEEDELMENTIIVFWSDHGYFLGEKGLWFKRKAFERSAKMPMIIAAPGMKRDASTIKPVELLDLYPTLADLCGLKSPGRLEGASLRPLLEDPSRADWTKPAVTQIWHNKNAWGYSIRTERYRYTEWLEGKAGRELYDHSVDPGEVINLANDDREAATVEELSKQLRPFVRLSDEKRASE; this is translated from the coding sequence ATGTCTCACCTCAAGTGCATCGTGCTGATCTCGCTGGCCTTCGTGTTCGCAAGCGGTCCCGCGCCGGCATCTGCTGCGGCCCCCCCCAACGTCTTGTTCATCGCTGCCGATGACATGAATTGCGATCTGAGTGCGTTCGGTAATGCCCAAGTCAAGACGCCGAATTTGGAGCGGCTTTCGCAGCGCGGCGTGCGTTTCGACCGGGCATATTGTCAGCAGCCTTTATGTGGTCCGAGTCGAGCGAGCATCATGACCGGATTGCGTCCGGATACTCTCGATATGCACACACTGGCGCACGAACTTCGCGACAAGAATCCCGATGTTGTGACGCTGGGACAGCTGTTTCGAAACAACGGGTATTTTTCGGCGCGGGCGGGTAAGATCTTTCACTATGGGAACCCCAGCCAGATCGGCACCGATGCCAATGATGACCCAGCCAGCTGGGACGAACGCTACAACCCGCGAGGCATCGATAGTTTGCAGGAAGACCAAATCACTCGCTACGGATTTGGCCGGCAAAACGCGGGTCTCGGCATTTCAATGGCGTGGTGGGATCCGGTCAGCCGCGACGAAGAACACACCGATGGGATGGTTGCGTCGAAGATCATCGAGTTGATCCACCAAAAGAAGGATGAGCCGTTCTTCCTGGCTGCGGGATTCTTCAACCCACACTGCCCCTACGTCGCGCCAAAGAAGTATTTTGACCTGTATCCGCTCAACGAGATCGCGATCCCCGATCTCGATGAAGCGAAGAAAGATCTCGCGGACGTGCCACCGATGGCTATTCAGCGAGACGCGAAAAACTGGCCGTACTATTTCAAGGATGTGACTGTCGAGGAAGCCCGCAAGTGCAAGCAAGCCTACTACGCATGCAATTCTTTCGTTGACGCCCAGATTGGGCGACTGCTCGATGCGCTCGAAGAAGACGAGCTAATGGAGAACACCATCATCGTGTTCTGGTCCGACCATGGCTATTTCCTCGGTGAGAAAGGCCTCTGGTTCAAACGAAAGGCGTTTGAGCGATCTGCGAAGATGCCGATGATCATTGCTGCGCCGGGAATGAAGAGGGATGCATCGACAATCAAACCTGTCGAGTTGCTTGACCTTTATCCGACGCTGGCCGACTTGTGTGGCTTGAAATCGCCCGGTCGCTTGGAAGGCGCATCGTTGCGACCACTACTTGAAGATCCAAGTCGAGCCGATTGGACGAAGCCCGCCGTCACTCAAATTTGGCACAACAAGAACGCGTGGGGCTATTCGATACGCACCGAGCGATACCGCTACACCGAATGGCTCGAAGGGAAAGCGGGACGCGAACTGTACGATCACTCGGTCGACCCGGGGGAAGTGATCAACTTGGCCAACGATGACCGAGAAGCGGCGACGGTCGAAGAATTGTCGAAACAGCTTCGCCCGTTTGTCCGCTTGAGCGACGAGAAACGAGCATCCGAATAG
- a CDS encoding sulfatase, whose product MKNSVWLMVGAFACATLGLTDGIAAERKPNVLLLMSDDLNTALSGFGHPQCKTPMLDRLVSDGVRFENMHCQYPVCGASRASLMTGLYPYTNGMLGNSGDLRENMPDVVTLSQLFRQNGYRVGRVSKIYHMGIPPEIIAGTAEHDDPQSWDEVVNIKAPEHHAMGKKHNWSPNETGSQSFTSVEAVGGDLEHADGMAAEAAIEFLKRNQETPFFLACGFVRPHVPLVAPATYFERYDRESMVAPVVPEGDLDDVPEIIRHYKSNNSYGITPAAHKGLLEAYYASVSYMDAQVGRVLDAIQELGLKENTIVVFTSDHGYLLGHHDKYQKQHLFEEATRVPFIFSVPWIKNRHGQATQHLTELVDLYPTVAELAGLTPPAGLQGESLVPLLRDPASQDWGKDLAFTISRSGGESIRTHQWRYTQWGYGQSGQELYDLTNDPGEFNNLANNPDHAAQCERLKKQLEGKRREAGYDPNRYTLNKGDGGRFHKLGR is encoded by the coding sequence ATGAAGAATTCAGTCTGGTTGATGGTGGGGGCGTTTGCATGTGCCACGCTTGGTCTTACCGATGGTATTGCAGCAGAACGGAAGCCGAACGTCCTGCTACTGATGTCTGACGATTTGAATACGGCTCTGAGCGGGTTCGGGCATCCACAATGCAAGACGCCGATGCTGGATCGGTTGGTGAGTGATGGAGTGCGTTTTGAAAACATGCATTGTCAGTATCCCGTTTGCGGCGCTTCACGTGCTTCGCTGATGACCGGGCTCTATCCCTATACCAACGGCATGCTCGGTAACAGCGGCGACCTGCGAGAAAACATGCCAGACGTCGTTACCTTGTCGCAGCTGTTCCGCCAAAATGGGTACCGCGTTGGACGGGTCAGCAAAATCTATCACATGGGAATTCCACCGGAAATCATTGCTGGAACGGCCGAACACGACGATCCGCAATCCTGGGACGAGGTGGTCAATATCAAGGCACCGGAACATCACGCGATGGGGAAGAAGCATAATTGGTCCCCCAATGAAACAGGTTCACAGTCCTTTACCAGTGTTGAAGCAGTCGGCGGCGATCTGGAGCACGCCGACGGCATGGCAGCGGAGGCGGCGATCGAGTTTTTGAAACGCAATCAGGAAACACCCTTTTTCCTGGCCTGCGGTTTCGTGCGGCCACATGTTCCGTTGGTGGCACCTGCAACGTATTTTGAACGCTACGACCGTGAATCCATGGTTGCGCCCGTTGTGCCGGAGGGCGACCTCGATGATGTCCCGGAGATCATCCGTCACTACAAAAGCAACAACAGCTATGGTATCACGCCAGCTGCGCACAAGGGTTTGCTCGAAGCCTACTATGCCAGCGTTTCCTATATGGATGCGCAGGTCGGACGCGTGCTGGATGCGATCCAAGAACTGGGTTTGAAGGAGAATACCATCGTCGTGTTTACCAGCGATCACGGCTACCTGTTGGGACATCACGACAAATACCAAAAACAGCATCTCTTCGAAGAGGCCACGCGCGTACCCTTTATCTTCAGCGTGCCGTGGATCAAGAACCGACACGGCCAAGCCACACAGCATCTGACAGAACTCGTGGATCTCTATCCCACGGTGGCAGAACTGGCCGGGTTAACACCGCCGGCCGGATTGCAGGGCGAAAGCCTCGTCCCCCTGCTCAGGGACCCCGCTTCCCAAGACTGGGGCAAGGACCTCGCCTTTACGATCAGCCGAAGCGGAGGCGAATCAATCCGCACCCATCAGTGGCGTTACACGCAGTGGGGCTACGGGCAGAGCGGACAGGAACTGTACGACCTGACCAACGACCCAGGCGAATTCAACAATCTGGCAAACAACCCCGACCATGCCGCCCAGTGCGAGCGACTAAAAAAACAGCTCGAAGGCAAACGCCGTGAAGCAGGATACGATCCCAATCGCTACACGCTCAATAAAGGGGACGGGGGTCGTTTTCACAAGTTAGGTCGATAA
- a CDS encoding transposase produces MPRQKRADEAGAIYHALNRGNARQEIFHKDQDYEAFVRVLHEGLEKYDVNLFSFTLMPNHWHLLLRPNRDGQMGKLLRWVTATHTLRYHGHYDTRGEGHLYQSRFKSFPIQDDAHFYVVCRYIERNPVRAKLVSRSQLWKHGSLYRWNQPSEPVPRILSPWPIARLPNWIARVNEALSEKELRALRVCVDRGRPYGSTEWIEETAEKSGLWFTLRPLGRPRKKVTE; encoded by the coding sequence ATGCCAAGACAAAAACGTGCCGATGAGGCGGGTGCGATTTATCATGCTCTGAACCGTGGGAACGCCAGGCAGGAGATCTTTCATAAAGATCAGGACTATGAAGCGTTCGTCCGCGTGCTGCATGAGGGCCTTGAGAAATATGACGTTAACCTGTTCTCATTTACGTTGATGCCAAATCATTGGCACCTATTACTGCGTCCGAATCGTGATGGTCAGATGGGGAAATTACTGCGGTGGGTGACTGCGACTCATACCTTGCGTTACCATGGTCACTACGACACCCGAGGGGAGGGGCATTTATATCAGTCCCGCTTTAAGAGCTTTCCTATCCAGGATGACGCCCACTTCTACGTTGTCTGTCGTTATATCGAACGCAATCCAGTTCGAGCGAAACTCGTCAGTCGATCGCAGTTATGGAAGCATGGCTCGCTATACCGCTGGAACCAACCAAGCGAACCAGTTCCTCGTATATTGTCTCCTTGGCCCATCGCAAGGCTTCCCAATTGGATTGCACGGGTCAATGAAGCTCTTTCTGAGAAAGAACTCAGGGCACTACGAGTTTGCGTCGACCGAGGGCGTCCCTATGGAAGCACCGAATGGATCGAAGAAACGGCGGAGAAGAGTGGGCTTTGGTTTACCCTTCGTCCCTTGGGACGCCCAAGAAAGAAGGTGACCGAATGA
- a CDS encoding ADP-ribosylglycohydrolase family protein — protein sequence MTRVLFCMLLAVTIGPCFVSAEDTEAMYRRLPVSEYRDKMAAGWLGQMIGVGWGAPTEFKFKGQIIPDEHVPKWAPERINQYNQDDIYVEMTFLRSMEQYGFDVSIRQAGIDFANSGYRLWHANVFGRENLRSGIAPPDSGHPKYNSHADDIDYQIEADYSGLIAPGMPNVGIELGEKFGRLMNYGDGLYGGQFVAGMYAEAFFEDDPKKVVEAGLACIPAASQFAEAIRDTIRWHGENPDNWKAVWKLIEAKYQDNPAYRRFSCSDSDFNIDAKINAAYIVMGLLFGERDIERTTVISMRCGQDSDCNPSSAAGVLCTMIGVDRLPSQYTSALDRTPKFSHTEYDFDGLLDVCEKLARQAVVQQGGRIEKDTAGNEIFVVPVKRPKPTALEQCWEPGPASGSRFTEDEMSQIKVAPKN from the coding sequence ATGACTCGCGTACTCTTCTGCATGTTACTTGCCGTGACGATCGGCCCTTGCTTCGTATCGGCTGAAGACACCGAGGCAATGTATCGTCGCTTGCCGGTGTCGGAATATCGAGACAAGATGGCGGCCGGTTGGCTCGGCCAAATGATTGGTGTCGGTTGGGGCGCGCCGACAGAGTTTAAGTTCAAAGGACAGATCATTCCCGACGAGCATGTGCCGAAATGGGCGCCCGAACGCATCAATCAATACAACCAAGACGATATCTATGTCGAGATGACGTTTCTTCGATCGATGGAGCAGTACGGATTTGACGTGTCGATCCGCCAAGCCGGCATCGACTTTGCGAATAGTGGCTACAGACTTTGGCACGCGAATGTTTTCGGCCGTGAGAATCTACGGTCCGGGATCGCGCCACCCGACTCGGGTCATCCAAAGTACAACTCGCATGCCGACGACATCGACTACCAGATCGAGGCAGATTATTCCGGGCTGATCGCACCGGGCATGCCCAACGTCGGGATCGAGCTTGGCGAGAAATTTGGTCGTCTGATGAATTACGGTGACGGGCTCTATGGCGGGCAGTTCGTGGCCGGGATGTATGCCGAGGCGTTTTTCGAGGACGATCCGAAAAAGGTGGTCGAAGCGGGGCTCGCTTGTATTCCCGCCGCCAGCCAGTTCGCCGAAGCGATCCGCGATACGATTCGTTGGCACGGCGAAAATCCCGATAATTGGAAAGCCGTATGGAAGCTTATCGAAGCGAAGTATCAAGACAATCCCGCTTACCGGCGTTTCTCTTGCTCCGATAGTGATTTCAACATCGACGCCAAAATCAACGCCGCGTATATCGTGATGGGGTTGCTCTTCGGAGAGCGAGACATCGAACGAACAACCGTCATTTCGATGCGTTGCGGGCAAGATTCCGATTGCAATCCGTCTAGCGCGGCAGGCGTACTGTGCACCATGATCGGCGTTGACCGGTTGCCGAGCCAGTATACATCGGCCTTGGATCGTACGCCCAAGTTCAGCCATACGGAGTACGATTTTGATGGATTGTTGGACGTCTGCGAAAAGCTGGCACGCCAGGCAGTCGTCCAGCAGGGGGGCCGAATTGAAAAGGACACAGCTGGCAACGAGATTTTTGTGGTTCCAGTGAAACGGCCGAAACCGACGGCCTTGGAGCAGTGCTGGGAACCGGGCCCCGCCAGCGGAAGTCGGTTTACCGAAGACGAAATGAGTCAGATCAAGGTTGCTCCAAAAAACTGA